The following are encoded in a window of Acidobacteriota bacterium genomic DNA:
- a CDS encoding Spy/CpxP family protein refolding chaperone: MKNHWKDFVANRIPTISLSLIAAFGLMIQVESPALGQGLRRQTRVQRQLQKKLDKQKANQIAPSSDKPSTNPDQEDQPQRHSLDGISKLGPRALFKPDEVAMMIPGFGSPPAMMILMRQLDLTEDQRAKFRALKQQIGPKLNRLHAEKRDTEAQLEDAIYGENFDPQRVETLAAQSAEKTAEIIKTQAYIESQFRQILTPDQFFVFRYLVGEMVLPQRRLTPQQLRQMQQRRLGAQPNAPNRPPNQDLPQDK, translated from the coding sequence ATGAAAAACCACTGGAAAGATTTCGTTGCCAACAGAATTCCAACCATTTCATTGTCATTGATTGCCGCTTTCGGTTTGATGATCCAGGTCGAAAGCCCTGCGTTGGGGCAAGGACTTCGACGTCAAACCAGAGTCCAGCGACAGCTTCAAAAAAAGTTGGACAAGCAGAAAGCCAATCAGATCGCGCCTTCATCGGACAAACCCTCGACCAATCCGGATCAGGAAGATCAACCACAGAGGCACAGCCTGGATGGCATCAGCAAGCTCGGCCCCCGCGCACTGTTCAAACCGGACGAAGTCGCCATGATGATTCCGGGATTTGGCAGTCCCCCGGCGATGATGATTTTGATGCGGCAGCTTGATTTGACCGAAGATCAGAGAGCGAAATTCCGTGCGCTGAAACAGCAAATCGGCCCCAAACTGAACCGCCTGCACGCGGAAAAGCGCGACACGGAAGCCCAACTGGAAGACGCCATTTACGGTGAAAACTTCGACCCGCAACGGGTTGAAACGCTGGCCGCGCAATCCGCCGAAAAGACCGCAGAAATCATCAAAACACAGGCGTACATCGAATCGCAGTTTCGACAAATTTTGACCCCAGATCAGTTTTTCGTGTTTCGCTATCTGGTCGGCGAAATGGTGTTGCCGCAACGGCGGTTGACACCGCAGCAACTTCGGCAGATGCAGCAACGACGATTGGGCGCTCAGCCAAACGCTCCGAATCGTCCGCCGAACCAGGATTTGCCGCAAGACAAATAA
- a CDS encoding slipin family protein, whose amino-acid sequence MFLLPTLIGAGITALTFNPVGVILGILLGVVGAQAPRVAKQWERAVVLRLGKYVGLRGPGLFWVMPFLDTVSVYVDQRIITTNFAAEQTLTADTVPVNVDAVLFWMVYDVEKAALEVQDYAQAVSWAAQTALRDIIGKTTLTELLKGRERIEDELQRLIDERTTPWGVTVQSVEMRDVVIPDALQDAMSREAQAAREKQARIILGEAEVEIANKFMEAAKSYQDNPTALHLRAMNMLYEGLKEKGAMMIVPSTAVESMGMGGLIGAAALRQRQLTEGDEEKPLVPVERS is encoded by the coding sequence ATGTTCCTGTTGCCGACGCTGATCGGGGCCGGGATTACCGCGCTGACATTCAATCCTGTTGGCGTCATTCTGGGAATCTTGCTGGGAGTAGTCGGGGCGCAAGCTCCCCGTGTAGCCAAACAATGGGAGCGAGCCGTCGTGCTGCGGTTGGGAAAATATGTGGGATTGCGCGGGCCGGGATTGTTTTGGGTGATGCCGTTTTTAGATACGGTTTCGGTTTACGTGGATCAACGCATTATCACGACGAATTTTGCGGCGGAACAAACGCTGACCGCCGACACGGTTCCGGTCAACGTAGACGCCGTGTTGTTCTGGATGGTTTATGACGTAGAGAAAGCCGCGCTGGAAGTTCAGGATTACGCGCAGGCAGTCAGTTGGGCGGCGCAAACCGCCTTGCGCGACATCATCGGCAAAACAACGCTGACTGAATTGCTGAAAGGCCGCGAACGGATCGAAGATGAATTGCAGCGATTGATTGACGAACGAACGACTCCGTGGGGCGTGACCGTGCAATCCGTGGAAATGCGCGACGTGGTGATTCCCGATGCGTTGCAAGACGCGATGTCCCGCGAAGCCCAAGCTGCTCGCGAAAAACAGGCGCGCATCATCCTGGGTGAAGCCGAAGTCGAAATCGCCAACAAGTTTATGGAAGCCGCCAAGTCGTATCAGGATAATCCGACGGCCTTGCACCTGCGGGCGATGAACATGCTCTACGAAGGGTTGAAGGAAAAAGGCGCGATGATGATCGTCCCCAGCACGGCAGTGGAGTCCATGGGAATGGGCGGGTTGATTGGTGCGGCCGCTTTGCGACAGAGACAATTGACCGAAGGCGATGAAGAAAAGCCACTTGTTCCGGTCGAACGAAGTTGA
- a CDS encoding zf-HC2 domain-containing protein, with translation MNSRNHECNRKEDLVAYLYGEATAAEKRSFEQHLSECSECGEELKAFGRVRDDLSGWQVGVAPRTELALPRTKMEVLRELIGLFPVWARGLAMVGAAAAIVFVAMSFYRLNGVSTPPTASGMSEQQVQAMVSKAVADERAKMQQQYQADFAGLKTQLAAEYQAQLQIINAEHQNKLESVKAGLRAEIKKSNQQNGSLRSFFAVEDDRSYPWGDTR, from the coding sequence ATGAACAGCAGAAACCACGAATGTAACCGAAAAGAAGATTTGGTCGCGTACCTTTACGGCGAAGCGACCGCTGCCGAAAAACGTTCTTTCGAGCAGCATCTGAGCGAATGCAGCGAATGCGGCGAAGAGCTAAAGGCCTTTGGGCGCGTGCGCGACGATTTGAGCGGCTGGCAAGTCGGCGTCGCGCCGCGCACGGAATTGGCGTTGCCGCGAACGAAAATGGAAGTGTTGCGCGAATTGATCGGGTTATTTCCCGTTTGGGCGCGCGGTTTGGCGATGGTCGGAGCGGCTGCGGCAATCGTTTTCGTAGCAATGTCGTTTTATCGCCTGAATGGAGTTTCAACTCCGCCAACGGCATCGGGAATGTCCGAACAACAGGTGCAGGCGATGGTCAGCAAAGCCGTCGCCGACGAACGCGCCAAAATGCAGCAACAGTACCAGGCGGATTTTGCCGGTTTGAAAACGCAACTCGCCGCCGAATACCAGGCGCAACTACAAATAATCAACGCCGAGCATCAGAACAAACTGGAATCCGTCAAAGCCGGCTTGAGAGCCGAAATCAAAAAATCGAACCAGCAAAACGGCTCGTTGCGTTCTTTTTTCGCGGTTGAAGACGACCGCTCTTATCCGTGGGGAGACACACGATGA
- a CDS encoding acyl-CoA dehydrogenase family protein, whose amino-acid sequence MLSIQPNTSYYTPEHEQFRQTMREFVSREIAPFASEWDEAEEFPRELYRKAAAIGLLGLNYPEEYGGTPADGFYSIIASVELAAAGSGGVSASLMSHSIGAPPILHAGSAEMKARVLPQILAGEKISALAITEPSGGSDVAAIKTTAIRNGDHYLVNGEKTFITSGVRGDYFTVAVRTNAEDKTAAGVSLLLIERDTPGFTRTPLKKMGWWASDTAHLYFDNCRVPVSNLIGEENQGFKIIMRNFNAERLGMSAGAYGFAKVCFEDALAWAHERKTFGQPLIERQVIRHKLVDMAMKLEATRATLEDLTWRVQTRSGDPNLLVAQTCLLKNQATQTMQFCADQAVQILGGMGYMRGERVERIYREVKVNMIGGGSEEIMKDLAARQMRL is encoded by the coding sequence ATGTTGAGCATCCAACCGAACACAAGTTACTACACGCCGGAACACGAACAGTTTCGTCAGACGATGCGCGAATTCGTCAGCCGGGAAATCGCCCCCTTCGCCAGTGAATGGGATGAAGCCGAAGAATTTCCGCGCGAACTGTATCGCAAAGCCGCTGCCATCGGCCTGTTGGGATTGAATTACCCGGAAGAATACGGCGGCACGCCCGCCGATGGGTTTTATTCGATCATCGCTTCGGTTGAACTTGCCGCCGCTGGCAGCGGCGGCGTGTCGGCTTCGCTGATGTCGCATTCAATTGGCGCGCCGCCGATTTTGCATGCCGGTAGCGCAGAGATGAAAGCGCGCGTGTTGCCGCAGATTCTGGCCGGAGAAAAGATTTCCGCGCTGGCGATTACGGAGCCTTCCGGCGGATCAGACGTAGCCGCCATCAAAACCACAGCCATCCGCAACGGCGACCATTACCTCGTCAACGGCGAAAAGACGTTTATCACTTCGGGCGTTCGCGGCGATTATTTCACCGTCGCCGTTCGCACCAACGCGGAAGACAAAACCGCCGCCGGAGTTTCCCTGCTCCTGATCGAACGCGATACGCCGGGTTTCACCCGCACGCCGCTCAAGAAAATGGGCTGGTGGGCTTCGGACACCGCGCATCTGTATTTCGACAATTGCCGCGTCCCGGTCAGCAACCTGATCGGCGAAGAAAACCAGGGCTTCAAAATCATCATGCGCAATTTCAATGCGGAGCGGCTGGGCATGTCCGCAGGAGCTTACGGCTTTGCCAAAGTCTGTTTTGAAGACGCGCTGGCCTGGGCGCACGAGCGAAAAACCTTCGGCCAACCGCTGATCGAACGCCAGGTCATTCGCCACAAACTGGTGGATATGGCGATGAAGCTCGAAGCTACGCGCGCTACGCTGGAAGACCTGACCTGGCGCGTGCAAACACGTTCCGGCGATCCGAACTTGCTGGTTGCGCAAACCTGCCTGCTGAAAAACCAGGCGACGCAAACGATGCAGTTTTGCGCTGACCAGGCGGTACAGATTCTGGGAGGAATGGGGTACATGCGGGGCGAGCGCGTCGAGCGCATTTACCGCGAAGTGAAGGTCAATATGATTGGCGGCGGTTCCGAAGAGATCATGAAAGATTTGGCTGCCAGACAGATGAGACTCTAA
- a CDS encoding GntR family transcriptional regulator → MSDETMEDRFNINFDDPTPIYAQLERAIRFAIATDRLRVGEQLPTVRQLAVDLKINANTVAKVYAELEKTGILETRRGIGTFVRGAQTAAAMRVMRSDRQRELRAFGDRILAEAHSLGISLDEVIEELESKLDDKSVAVKRR, encoded by the coding sequence TTGTCTGATGAAACGATGGAAGACCGATTCAACATCAATTTTGATGATCCGACGCCGATTTACGCGCAACTTGAGCGGGCGATTCGCTTTGCGATTGCCACCGACAGGTTGCGCGTGGGTGAACAGTTGCCGACCGTACGGCAGTTGGCCGTGGATTTGAAGATCAACGCCAACACCGTAGCCAAGGTATATGCCGAGTTGGAGAAAACAGGAATTTTGGAGACTCGGCGCGGCATCGGGACGTTCGTTCGCGGCGCTCAAACAGCGGCGGCCATGCGTGTGATGCGCAGCGACCGCCAGCGGGAATTGCGCGCATTCGGCGACCGCATTCTGGCCGAAGCGCACTCGCTGGGAATTTCACTCGACGAAGTTATTGAAGAGCTTGAGAGCAAGCTCGATGACAAGTCCGTGGCCGTCAAACGGCGGTAG
- a CDS encoding pentapeptide repeat-containing protein produces the protein MLESQPTQTADPAAFVCDCEEWQRQACAGEEFYAQFGNNRYCILHFPADKDQERFNAAVLRKLNAWLESYQQAYDFQGVWFPVEIDFSQHEFTTAADFSSATFNGRALFYGAKFMGTARFENARFSSEAIFGHATFAGEATFESTRFGKEADFSSATFGAEAIFLSAVFSGEANFREATYQAKTSFVYAAFERRAEFWFAKFNGETYFQQMAFDDAAVFDSATFNGWAHFDQTKFNSFAVFDRAKFDSITEFSRVRFVGEADFHSVKFSQNSSFRSAIFEAEARFTAATFEFAIFDSALFSKNADFQWANIKCAGFGGARFVGIAGFQSAKFSEDAIFEGTDFQGYADFMEANFDEVSFNLASFSAEARFTKVKSKGLATFESAKFKAGADLTGANFEAEANFRSAVFNGNAHFSSTVFGGKTYFSIVVFENAANFVHATFKDNLIFVGEKLFTESSKLDLGLSIIEKPERVSFHHCQLRPQWFLLTDPRKFEFDNVEWIGLEDELKQLKAKGEWNHKQRHIVYRQLATNAEENHRYAEASEFRFASLEARRLEKFRGFVPWRLEWWYWLASCYGESVGRAFLVFAAVILLFTLGYTKVGFDYSAKTPPAIRPLEWKEAAVYSLNVSILQKPEPRPFSTSAKLLVWLETVLGPAQAALLALAVRRRFMR, from the coding sequence ATGTTGGAATCTCAGCCCACCCAAACCGCCGACCCCGCGGCCTTCGTCTGCGATTGCGAGGAATGGCAGCGCCAAGCCTGTGCCGGAGAAGAGTTTTACGCCCAGTTCGGCAACAACCGATATTGCATTTTGCACTTTCCCGCCGATAAAGATCAGGAACGATTCAACGCAGCAGTCCTGCGGAAGCTCAACGCCTGGCTGGAATCCTATCAACAGGCTTACGACTTTCAGGGAGTCTGGTTTCCAGTCGAAATTGATTTCAGCCAACACGAATTCACCACAGCGGCGGATTTCAGTTCAGCAACTTTCAACGGAAGAGCTTTGTTTTACGGTGCGAAATTCATGGGGACGGCACGGTTTGAAAACGCCCGCTTTTCTTCTGAAGCGATCTTTGGCCACGCGACATTCGCCGGCGAAGCGACCTTTGAATCCACCCGATTTGGCAAAGAAGCGGATTTTAGCTCGGCGACTTTCGGTGCCGAAGCCATCTTTCTTTCGGCAGTCTTCTCCGGCGAAGCCAACTTCAGAGAAGCGACCTATCAGGCCAAAACCAGTTTCGTATACGCCGCGTTTGAGCGTAGAGCGGAATTTTGGTTCGCAAAATTCAATGGCGAAACATACTTCCAGCAGATGGCCTTTGATGATGCAGCGGTTTTTGATTCGGCGACGTTCAACGGTTGGGCGCATTTTGATCAAACGAAGTTCAATTCATTTGCCGTTTTCGATAGAGCAAAATTCGACTCAATTACAGAATTCAGTAGAGTGCGATTTGTTGGAGAAGCAGATTTTCACAGTGTGAAATTTAGCCAGAATTCCAGTTTTAGATCAGCAATCTTTGAGGCAGAAGCCCGGTTTACTGCTGCAACATTTGAGTTTGCCATTTTTGATAGTGCACTTTTCAGCAAGAACGCAGATTTTCAATGGGCAAACATCAAGTGCGCAGGTTTTGGCGGTGCAAGATTTGTTGGAATTGCAGGATTTCAGTCGGCCAAGTTTAGCGAGGATGCAATTTTTGAGGGAACAGATTTTCAGGGTTACGCCGACTTCATGGAGGCGAATTTTGATGAAGTGTCATTCAATCTCGCTAGCTTTAGTGCTGAGGCAAGATTCACAAAGGTGAAATCGAAAGGCTTAGCCACTTTTGAGTCCGCAAAATTCAAAGCTGGAGCAGATCTTACAGGGGCAAACTTTGAGGCAGAAGCCAATTTTCGCTCAGCAGTTTTCAATGGTAATGCTCACTTTTCTTCAACGGTATTTGGTGGCAAAACATATTTTTCAATCGTAGTCTTTGAGAACGCCGCGAATTTTGTCCATGCCACTTTCAAAGACAATTTGATTTTCGTTGGGGAAAAGCTTTTTACCGAAAGCTCAAAGTTGGATTTGGGTCTCTCCATCATCGAAAAGCCGGAACGGGTTTCGTTTCATCATTGCCAGCTTCGCCCTCAATGGTTTCTGCTGACAGATCCACGCAAATTCGAATTCGACAACGTGGAATGGATAGGGCTGGAAGATGAATTGAAGCAGTTAAAAGCAAAGGGAGAATGGAATCACAAACAGCGCCACATCGTTTATCGTCAATTAGCCACAAACGCCGAAGAAAATCATCGTTACGCCGAAGCGTCGGAGTTTCGATTCGCTTCGTTGGAGGCTCGGCGGTTGGAGAAGTTTCGCGGTTTCGTGCCGTGGCGGTTGGAGTGGTGGTATTGGCTGGCCAGTTGTTACGGCGAAAGCGTCGGGCGGGCGTTTCTGGTGTTTGCTGCGGTCATTCTTCTGTTCACGTTGGGCTACACCAAAGTTGGGTTCGATTATTCCGCGAAAACTCCGCCAGCCATTCGCCCGCTGGAATGGAAGGAAGCCGCCGTTTACTCGCTCAATGTCAGTATTTTGCAGAAACCCGAACCGAGGCCATTTTCGACCTCGGCAAAGTTACTGGTTTGGTTGGAAACGGTATTGGGACCGGCGCAGGCTGCGTTACTCGCCTTGGCGGTTCGTCGCCGGTTTATGCGCTGA
- a CDS encoding peptidyl-prolyl cis-trans isomerase: MLRFFAKLERSRNLMLLAFCALLLIGLVAFYIPNSTLSPSGRIVSSSEGDTVVAKVGGQEIKLKEFSAQVSQMAAFLGRGQNLPLATLQSLGIGQQALDQLISNKLVLDQAANLNLTGSDGEVFDAIKRQFSDPSTGAFIGKDEYIRRLRLQGFDVAEFEQDRRNEATVRKIREYLTSAEQVSDRDIEERFKKDQTKIDLVYAVVELDKIRSKYKPTDDELKAFYEAHKGDFKVGQPTRKVEYIFVASKDVEKTITIPDSELKAQYEGNKQHEKRISVIRLDRLADADFDSVRNKINELAKRAKGDGVPQEDFAALAKGNSMDTATKTKGGDLGWIKKDPNKSSDWKQRVYTSDLKVGTIDGPFSEGNSWYLLKVTEDREVPFEQMKPTLLATAKNNKSFQQCNTLAQKVYEKATEVKDLVKGAEEVAKEIKVSPASMLKTTPYFKDGDPLPTLGDSTGFANNPSFDNAVKDLKEGDIGTPVSIPGGYAVPRVVDILDTGAEMSFDQARNMVEDKLRHEKEPDLAKARAQELVNQAKDAADLERLIKAEGLTVKKDTNFNTYQWPGASSGGLQAQNRADAVMMTLKEGEVSKQPIKVGASYLIFAAAKRTDADLSKLAAERENLRQTLIAERQNVAYDTFIKQTRKQYEAGGKIKIYQDRIDKFFASAGGQQ; the protein is encoded by the coding sequence ATGCTTCGCTTCTTTGCCAAACTCGAACGCTCGCGCAATTTGATGCTGCTGGCGTTTTGCGCTTTGCTGCTGATCGGTCTGGTAGCGTTTTACATTCCCAATTCGACACTTAGTCCGTCGGGACGCATCGTTTCATCGTCCGAAGGCGATACGGTCGTGGCCAAAGTCGGCGGCCAGGAAATCAAACTCAAAGAATTCAGCGCACAGGTTTCTCAGATGGCTGCGTTTTTGGGCCGTGGTCAGAACCTGCCGCTGGCAACACTGCAATCCCTGGGGATTGGTCAACAGGCGCTGGATCAATTGATTTCAAACAAACTGGTGTTGGATCAGGCTGCTAATCTGAACCTGACCGGGTCGGATGGTGAAGTGTTTGACGCCATCAAACGCCAGTTTTCCGATCCGAGCACAGGCGCTTTCATTGGCAAAGACGAATACATTCGTCGTTTGCGATTGCAAGGGTTCGACGTTGCCGAATTTGAACAGGATCGCCGCAACGAAGCCACCGTTCGCAAAATCCGTGAATATCTGACTTCTGCGGAGCAGGTTTCCGACCGCGACATCGAAGAACGCTTCAAAAAGGATCAAACCAAGATTGATCTGGTATACGCGGTTGTCGAACTCGACAAAATCCGCAGCAAATACAAACCGACAGACGATGAGTTGAAGGCGTTTTATGAAGCCCACAAAGGCGATTTCAAAGTCGGCCAGCCAACGCGCAAGGTTGAATACATTTTCGTCGCCAGCAAGGATGTTGAAAAAACCATCACCATCCCGGATTCGGAATTGAAGGCGCAATACGAAGGCAATAAGCAGCACGAAAAACGCATCAGCGTCATCCGTCTGGATCGGTTGGCCGATGCCGATTTCGATTCGGTTCGCAATAAGATCAACGAACTTGCCAAACGCGCCAAAGGCGATGGTGTTCCGCAGGAAGATTTTGCCGCACTGGCCAAAGGCAATTCGATGGATACCGCAACCAAAACCAAAGGCGGCGATCTGGGTTGGATCAAAAAAGATCCGAACAAATCCAGCGATTGGAAACAGCGCGTTTATACCAGCGATTTGAAAGTCGGTACGATTGACGGTCCGTTCAGCGAGGGTAATAGCTGGTATCTGTTGAAAGTCACCGAAGACCGCGAGGTTCCTTTCGAGCAGATGAAACCCACATTGCTGGCCACCGCCAAAAACAATAAATCCTTCCAGCAGTGCAATACGTTGGCGCAAAAAGTTTACGAAAAGGCGACCGAGGTTAAAGATTTGGTCAAAGGCGCTGAAGAAGTCGCCAAAGAAATCAAAGTCTCTCCGGCTTCGATGCTGAAAACGACCCCATATTTCAAAGACGGCGATCCGCTGCCGACGTTGGGCGACAGCACCGGGTTTGCCAACAATCCGTCCTTTGATAATGCCGTCAAGGATTTGAAAGAAGGCGACATTGGAACTCCGGTCAGCATTCCTGGCGGTTACGCCGTTCCCAGAGTCGTGGATATTCTGGACACTGGCGCAGAGATGTCCTTCGATCAGGCGCGCAATATGGTGGAAGACAAACTCCGCCACGAAAAAGAACCCGATCTGGCCAAAGCTCGGGCCCAGGAATTGGTCAACCAGGCCAAGGATGCAGCCGATTTGGAGCGTTTGATCAAAGCCGAAGGCTTGACCGTCAAGAAAGACACCAACTTCAACACCTATCAATGGCCGGGCGCTTCATCCGGCGGCTTGCAGGCTCAAAACCGCGCTGATGCGGTGATGATGACCTTGAAGGAAGGCGAAGTCAGCAAACAACCCATCAAGGTTGGAGCGTCGTACCTGATTTTCGCTGCCGCCAAACGAACAGACGCCGATTTGTCCAAACTGGCTGCGGAACGTGAAAATCTGCGCCAAACCCTGATTGCTGAACGCCAGAACGTCGCGTACGACACGTTCATCAAACAGACTCGGAAACAATACGAAGCCGGAGGCAAAATCAAAATTTATCAGGATCGAATTGATAAATTCTTTGCCAGCGCGGGTGGCCAGCAGTAA